From Wolbachia endosymbiont (group A) of Longitarsus flavicornis, the proteins below share one genomic window:
- the nuoF gene encoding NADH-quinone oxidoreductase subunit NuoF, with protein sequence MLKEQDKIFTNLNGKETPLLEGAKKRGSWQKTKELLDLGSEKIIDEVKKSGLRGRGGAGFSTGLKWSFMPKNLPKAYLVVNADESEPGTCKDRDILRYEPHKLLEGILLAGRAISASVAYIYIRGEFYNEYLVLKKALEEAYKENLIGKNACKSGYDLDVFIHRGAGAYICGEETAQLESIEGKKGFPRMKPPFPAGVGLFGCPTTINNVETIAMVPDILNRGGEWFASLGKPNNTGTKVFCISGHVNNPCNVEEELGIPLRELIEKYASGVRGGWDNLLAVIPGGSSVPLIPKSICDTIEMDFDSLRTAQSGLGTAAVIVMDKSTDIIAAIERLSHFYMHESCGQCTPCREGTGWMWRIMKRMVAGDIKPDEIDKLLDLTTQIEGHTICALGDAAAWPIQGLIRHFRHVIKERAIV encoded by the coding sequence ATGCTAAAAGAACAAGACAAAATATTCACCAACCTAAATGGTAAAGAAACTCCACTACTTGAGGGTGCAAAAAAACGTGGTAGCTGGCAAAAAACAAAGGAGTTACTAGATTTAGGATCAGAAAAGATCATTGATGAAGTAAAGAAATCTGGTTTGAGAGGTCGAGGGGGTGCAGGATTTTCCACCGGCCTTAAGTGGAGCTTTATGCCCAAAAATCTCCCAAAAGCATATTTAGTAGTCAATGCAGATGAGTCAGAACCTGGTACATGTAAAGATAGAGATATATTGCGATATGAGCCACATAAGTTACTTGAGGGAATTCTCCTGGCTGGCAGAGCGATCAGCGCATCAGTTGCGTATATTTATATCAGGGGTGAATTTTATAATGAATATTTAGTTCTAAAAAAAGCACTTGAGGAAGCCTATAAAGAAAACTTAATTGGAAAAAATGCCTGCAAATCAGGTTATGATCTTGATGTGTTTATCCATAGGGGTGCAGGAGCTTACATATGTGGAGAAGAAACAGCTCAACTTGAATCAATTGAAGGAAAAAAGGGCTTTCCTCGCATGAAGCCTCCATTTCCCGCAGGTGTTGGACTTTTTGGCTGCCCAACCACAATAAACAACGTTGAAACTATAGCCATGGTTCCAGATATTCTAAATCGCGGAGGAGAATGGTTTGCATCTCTTGGTAAACCAAATAATACTGGTACCAAGGTCTTTTGTATTTCAGGACATGTAAACAACCCGTGTAATGTTGAAGAAGAGCTCGGAATTCCACTACGTGAATTAATTGAAAAATACGCAAGTGGAGTGCGAGGAGGTTGGGATAATTTACTTGCTGTAATACCTGGTGGGTCTTCAGTGCCATTAATTCCAAAATCTATATGCGATACTATTGAAATGGATTTTGATTCATTAAGAACTGCACAATCAGGGCTTGGTACTGCTGCTGTAATAGTGATGGATAAATCAACTGATATAATAGCTGCAATAGAGAGGTTATCACACTTTTATATGCACGAGTCCTGTGGACAATGCACACCATGCCGTGAAGGTACTGGATGGATGTGGAGGATTATGAAGAGGATGGTGGCAGGAGATATTAAGCCTGATGAAATAGATAAGCTGCTTGACCTTACAACTCAAATAGAAGGACATACAATTTGCGCGCTTGGCGATGCTGCAGCTTGGCCGATTCAAGGATTAATAAGACATTTTCGCCATGTTATCAAAGAGAGAGCGATAGTTTAA
- the infC gene encoding translation initiation factor IF-3, with amino-acid sequence MQVKKNNKNRINGFITAKEVRLVDHSGEMVGIVLIERALELAQGVGLDLVEIVPDSTPPVCKILDYSKQKYDIKKKASEAKKKQKTLTIKEIKLGPNIGDHDYGTKLRQARDLLAHGHKIKVTMRFRGRELINTEVGLEKLERLIRDTEDIAKVELAPKREGNQYFLALVAK; translated from the coding sequence TTGCAAGTTAAAAAGAACAATAAAAACAGAATTAATGGATTCATCACAGCTAAGGAGGTACGCTTAGTTGATCATAGTGGTGAAATGGTCGGAATCGTGCTAATAGAACGAGCTTTGGAACTTGCACAGGGCGTTGGTTTAGACTTGGTAGAAATTGTACCTGATTCAACCCCTCCAGTATGTAAAATTCTGGATTATAGTAAACAAAAGTATGACATAAAAAAGAAAGCAAGTGAAGCAAAAAAGAAACAAAAAACATTAACTATAAAAGAAATTAAACTGGGTCCCAATATTGGTGATCACGATTACGGAACAAAATTGCGTCAAGCAAGAGACTTACTTGCCCACGGACATAAAATTAAAGTCACAATGAGATTTAGAGGGAGAGAGCTTATAAACACTGAAGTTGGACTGGAAAAATTAGAACGGCTAATTCGAGACACTGAAGATATCGCAAAGGTAGAATTGGCACCTAAAAGAGAAGGGAATCAATATTTTTTAGCTCTGGTTGCTAAGTAG
- the thrS gene encoding threonine--tRNA ligase, translated as MIRITFSTEQKVKEYSGKVTGFDILQPDALKEAIAFKVNGELHDLSREIEADAEIEVIQLSDEVGLDIIRHDAAHIMAQAVKELFPNTQITIGPTIQDGFYYDFATDRTFTTDDLTAIEKKMKEIVKSNHRFVREVWTRKQLVDFFSGIGEKYKVDIISSIPEGENLTVYRQGDFVDLCRGPHSPSTGRVKAFKLMKVAGAYWRGDANGPMLQRIYGTAWRNKDELNAYLECLKEAEKRDHRKIAKDMDLFHIQEEAVGQVFWHEQGYILYNVLESYIRKKLINNGYFEVKTPILVSKELWEKSGHWDKFRENMFIVDESESKKLAIKPMNCPCHVQIFNSHTRSYRDLPIRMAEFGTCHRNESSGSLHGLMRVRGFTQDDAHIFCMEEQVNSETIKFCDLLKEVYSELGFNEISVKFSDRPDVRAGDDEVWDRAEKALLEAVQAAGLSYELSPGEGAFYGPKLEFVLKDAIGRNWQCGTLQVDFILPERLGAFYIGADGHKHHPVMLHRAILGTFERFIGILIENYAGKFPVWLAPTQLAILTITNEADGYATEISNVLKEQGVRVKTDLTNEKISYKIRLHSLNKVPILWIVGKNEVTSKTVSVRNLGSERQESFSLEKAIELLLKSINLN; from the coding sequence ATGATTAGGATTACTTTTTCAACCGAACAAAAAGTAAAAGAATACAGTGGTAAAGTCACTGGCTTTGATATATTACAACCGGATGCTTTGAAAGAAGCAATTGCCTTTAAGGTAAATGGTGAGTTGCATGATCTCTCACGTGAAATTGAAGCTGATGCAGAGATAGAGGTGATACAACTGAGTGACGAAGTGGGTTTAGATATAATAAGGCATGATGCTGCTCACATAATGGCGCAGGCAGTGAAAGAGCTATTTCCTAATACTCAGATTACTATCGGCCCAACAATTCAGGACGGTTTTTACTATGATTTTGCTACAGATCGTACCTTCACTACGGACGATCTTACCGCAATAGAAAAGAAAATGAAAGAGATTGTAAAAAGTAACCACAGATTTGTTCGAGAAGTTTGGACTCGCAAGCAGTTAGTTGATTTCTTTAGTGGTATAGGCGAAAAATATAAGGTTGATATTATCTCATCCATACCAGAGGGTGAAAACCTAACTGTTTATAGACAAGGCGATTTTGTAGACCTATGCCGTGGTCCGCACTCACCATCAACCGGTAGAGTTAAAGCGTTCAAACTTATGAAAGTAGCGGGTGCATACTGGCGAGGTGATGCAAATGGCCCAATGTTGCAGCGAATATATGGTACAGCATGGAGAAATAAGGATGAATTAAACGCTTACCTTGAGTGCCTCAAAGAAGCAGAAAAACGTGATCACCGCAAAATTGCCAAGGATATGGATTTATTTCACATCCAAGAGGAAGCTGTCGGGCAGGTTTTTTGGCATGAACAAGGATATATTTTATATAATGTTCTTGAGTCTTACATCAGAAAGAAGCTAATAAATAATGGCTATTTTGAGGTAAAAACTCCTATTTTAGTAAGCAAAGAACTGTGGGAAAAATCTGGACATTGGGATAAGTTTCGTGAAAATATGTTTATTGTTGATGAATCTGAAAGCAAAAAGCTAGCAATAAAACCCATGAATTGTCCTTGTCATGTGCAGATTTTTAATTCTCACACCAGAAGCTATCGTGATTTACCGATACGTATGGCAGAGTTTGGCACATGCCATAGAAATGAAAGCTCAGGCTCATTGCACGGACTGATGCGAGTGCGTGGTTTTACGCAAGACGATGCACACATTTTTTGTATGGAAGAACAAGTGAATTCTGAGACTATAAAGTTTTGTGACCTTTTAAAAGAAGTATATTCAGAGCTTGGGTTCAATGAAATTTCTGTGAAATTTTCAGACCGTCCAGATGTTAGGGCAGGAGATGATGAAGTGTGGGATAGAGCTGAAAAAGCGCTGCTTGAAGCCGTTCAAGCAGCGGGCTTAAGTTATGAACTGAGCCCTGGTGAAGGTGCATTTTATGGTCCAAAGTTAGAGTTTGTCTTGAAAGATGCAATAGGCAGAAATTGGCAATGTGGAACATTGCAAGTTGATTTCATTTTACCAGAACGTCTGGGAGCTTTTTATATAGGGGCAGATGGGCACAAGCATCACCCTGTCATGTTACATAGGGCAATTCTTGGGACTTTTGAGCGTTTTATTGGAATTTTGATAGAAAATTACGCAGGAAAATTTCCAGTTTGGCTTGCTCCAACGCAACTTGCTATTCTGACCATTACAAATGAGGCTGACGGTTACGCCACAGAAATCAGCAATGTCTTAAAAGAACAAGGTGTGAGAGTCAAGACTGATTTGACCAATGAAAAAATTAGTTATAAGATACGTTTGCATAGTCTAAACAAGGTTCCTATATTGTGGATTGTAGGCAAAAATGAAGTTACAAGTAAAACTGTGTCAGTGAGAAATTTAGGATCGGAAAGACAGGAGTCTTTTTCTTTGGAGAAGGCTATTGAATTGTTGTTAAAAAGTATTAATTTGAATTAA
- the nuoI gene encoding NADH-quinone oxidoreductase subunit NuoI, with protein MLKKLAWYWSFVELIKGFVITLKYMFKPKVTLRYPMEKGPLSPRFRGEHALRRYPNGEERCIACKLCEVICPAQAIVIEAEEREDGSRRTTRYDIDMTKCIYCGLCQEACPVDAIVEGPNFEFATETREELMYNKEKLLRNGEVWEDAIALRLKKNRPYY; from the coding sequence ATGCTCAAGAAATTAGCTTGGTACTGGTCTTTTGTAGAGTTAATTAAAGGGTTTGTTATTACATTAAAATATATGTTTAAGCCAAAGGTTACTTTGAGGTATCCTATGGAGAAGGGCCCTTTAAGTCCAAGGTTTCGTGGTGAGCATGCGTTGCGTAGGTATCCAAACGGTGAAGAACGATGCATAGCTTGTAAATTATGCGAAGTTATCTGCCCTGCTCAAGCAATAGTTATTGAAGCAGAGGAAAGAGAAGACGGTAGTCGACGCACCACGCGCTATGATATTGATATGACAAAATGCATATACTGCGGACTTTGCCAAGAGGCATGTCCAGTTGATGCAATTGTTGAAGGTCCTAACTTTGAATTTGCTACTGAAACAAGAGAGGAGCTAATGTACAATAAAGAAAAGTTATTGCGTAATGGTGAAGTTTGGGAAGACGCAATTGCACTCAGGTTAAAAAAGAATAGGCCTTATTATTAA
- the mnmE gene encoding tRNA uridine-5-carboxymethylaminomethyl(34) synthesis GTPase MnmE gives MTNTNETIFALSTVFGKSGVAVIRISGNYALKALNHFHIKKEIKPRFATLVDLYDDSNQLIDNGIIIYFPAPNSFTGENVIELQVHGSKAVIKIILEELSKIFVMARPGEFSLRAFLNGKFDLTQIEGIADLIDAETKMQAKQAIKQISGELERLYSNWRQRLITIQSKIEAYIDFPEDIWAEKSELEKINNEVQSLVRLIQEHLNDNRRGERLREGLHIVITGEPNVGKSTLFNFLAKRDIAIVSEYAGTTRDILEAHIDIGGYPIILSDTAGIRESSDPIESEGISRAKKRSFEADLRIELFPFEQRYNINCNVVNSDTIYVLSKADDVINNHNIKINGIDLLPISILKEIGTNKLISLIKEKAEEKFGHDRDTPVITRQRHRNHMKKALEHLQRFNIDNPIELISEDLRLAAFELGAVIGIIDVEEILSSVFSNFCVGK, from the coding sequence ATGACAAACACAAATGAAACTATTTTTGCTTTATCGACCGTATTTGGTAAGTCAGGAGTTGCAGTAATCAGAATTTCAGGCAACTACGCGCTTAAAGCTTTAAATCATTTTCATATTAAGAAAGAAATTAAACCAAGATTTGCTACTTTAGTTGATCTATATGATGATTCCAATCAATTGATAGATAATGGAATAATCATCTATTTCCCTGCTCCAAACAGTTTCACTGGCGAGAATGTTATAGAGTTACAAGTGCATGGAAGTAAGGCAGTCATAAAAATCATCTTGGAGGAATTATCAAAAATTTTCGTTATGGCCAGGCCTGGAGAATTCTCACTTAGGGCTTTTCTAAATGGTAAATTTGACTTAACTCAAATAGAAGGAATTGCAGACTTAATTGATGCTGAGACGAAAATGCAAGCCAAACAAGCGATTAAGCAGATATCAGGAGAATTGGAGAGACTATACAGCAATTGGAGGCAAAGATTAATAACGATACAATCCAAAATCGAAGCATATATAGACTTTCCAGAGGACATTTGGGCAGAAAAAAGTGAATTGGAAAAAATTAATAATGAAGTGCAATCTCTCGTGCGGTTGATACAAGAGCATTTAAATGATAATAGACGGGGCGAAAGGTTGCGTGAGGGTTTACATATTGTAATAACTGGTGAACCAAATGTCGGTAAATCAACTCTGTTTAATTTCTTAGCCAAGCGTGATATTGCTATTGTTTCTGAATATGCAGGCACAACAAGAGATATACTTGAAGCTCATATTGACATTGGCGGATACCCAATCATTCTCTCTGATACCGCTGGAATTCGTGAAAGTTCAGATCCAATAGAATCAGAAGGTATAAGTCGAGCGAAAAAGAGGTCTTTTGAAGCTGATTTAAGAATAGAACTATTTCCTTTTGAACAACGTTATAATATCAATTGCAACGTTGTAAATAGCGATACTATTTATGTATTGAGCAAAGCTGACGATGTTATCAATAATCACAATATAAAAATTAATGGCATAGATCTTCTACCCATTTCTATTCTAAAGGAAATAGGTACAAACAAATTGATCTCTCTCATAAAAGAGAAGGCAGAGGAAAAATTTGGGCATGATAGAGACACTCCTGTGATTACTCGGCAAAGACATAGGAATCACATGAAGAAAGCACTGGAACATTTACAACGTTTTAATATCGATAATCCAATTGAGTTGATATCTGAAGATTTGAGGCTTGCTGCATTTGAACTTGGTGCGGTGATTGGAATTATTGATGTTGAGGAAATATTGAGTAGTGTGTTTAGCAACTTTTGCGTGGGCAAGTAA
- a CDS encoding NAD(P)/FAD-dependent oxidoreductase has protein sequence MKTDIVIIGAGPVGIFTAFQAGMLDMGCHIIDVLDQAGGQCTALYPEKPIYDIPGYPVITAQKLIEQLMEQASPFKPIYHLSQKVEKISNNCDQSFIIITNTGTEVKCKAVIVAAGNGMFEPNRPPLNGILEYENKSVFYSVNKISDFQDKTIVIAGGGDSAADWTVELSKVAKKIYVIHRRKEFRCTPETRNKLESLEIDGKIELVVPYQLHELAGGNGQLSAVIVKNIASKEEKEISADFLLPFFGLSMNLGPINNWGIELEHSRIVVDPTTLKTSRDRIYAIGDIATYSGKLKLILSGFAESAMACYDIYKVIHNSPVNFQYSTSKGIHGKEKLA, from the coding sequence ATGAAAACCGATATAGTAATAATAGGTGCAGGGCCTGTTGGAATATTCACTGCTTTTCAAGCGGGAATGCTTGATATGGGATGTCATATAATAGATGTTTTGGATCAAGCAGGAGGACAATGCACAGCTCTTTACCCAGAAAAGCCAATATATGATATACCTGGTTATCCTGTAATTACTGCCCAAAAATTAATTGAGCAACTAATGGAGCAAGCTTCGCCATTTAAGCCTATTTACCATTTAAGTCAAAAAGTAGAAAAGATTTCGAATAACTGTGATCAAAGCTTTATTATCATAACTAATACAGGTACAGAGGTAAAATGCAAAGCCGTTATTGTTGCTGCAGGTAACGGAATGTTTGAACCTAACCGTCCGCCCTTGAATGGTATATTAGAATATGAAAATAAATCTGTATTTTATAGTGTAAATAAAATTTCCGATTTTCAGGACAAAACTATAGTCATTGCAGGGGGAGGTGATTCTGCGGCTGATTGGACCGTAGAACTTTCTAAGGTTGCAAAGAAAATTTATGTGATACATAGAAGAAAGGAATTTCGCTGCACTCCTGAAACTAGAAATAAATTAGAATCACTTGAAATTGATGGAAAAATAGAACTGGTAGTGCCATATCAATTACACGAACTAGCAGGAGGTAATGGGCAATTGAGCGCAGTGATAGTAAAAAACATTGCCTCTAAGGAAGAAAAAGAAATATCCGCTGATTTTTTGCTGCCATTTTTTGGACTATCAATGAATCTTGGTCCAATAAACAATTGGGGTATAGAGTTAGAACATAGCCGCATAGTTGTTGATCCGACTACCTTAAAAACCAGTAGAGATAGAATATATGCAATCGGAGATATAGCTACTTATTCAGGCAAACTAAAGTTAATATTAAGTGGTTTTGCTGAGAGTGCCATGGCTTGTTATGACATATACAAAGTAATCCACAACTCTCCAGTCAATTTTCAATACTCGACTTCAAAGGGAATTCACGGAAAAGAAAAACTTGCTTGA
- a CDS encoding TatD family hydrolase, with the protein MIVDSHCHLIYFSDDEIPKVISRAEKNGVKVLHNICISIDDVPKLLKISSSYDQVYSSVGVHPLDATIENGECIHVDELVEFTKNQKVISIGETGLDFYKSDNKDNQKKSFALHIEASRITGLPLVIHTRSADNEMIDMLRSEMKAGAFSGVMHCFASSKELAYQSMDLGLYISFSGIITFKNASLLREIAQNVPRERVLVETDAPYLSPEPYRGKKNEPAMVKYVVDCLAELWNESPEQVAEVTTSNFFRLFTKLKVSVQPIDFFQNC; encoded by the coding sequence ATGATAGTAGATTCTCATTGCCACTTGATTTATTTTTCCGATGATGAAATACCAAAAGTAATTTCAAGAGCAGAGAAAAATGGTGTAAAGGTTTTGCATAACATATGCATAAGCATTGATGATGTTCCTAAGTTATTAAAAATTTCTTCGTCTTATGATCAAGTCTACTCCTCTGTTGGTGTACATCCGCTTGATGCTACTATAGAAAACGGTGAGTGTATACACGTTGATGAATTAGTTGAATTTACCAAGAACCAAAAAGTAATTAGTATCGGTGAAACCGGGTTAGATTTTTATAAATCTGATAACAAAGACAATCAGAAAAAAAGTTTTGCATTGCATATAGAAGCGTCAAGAATAACTGGACTACCTTTAGTTATTCACACAAGAAGCGCTGATAATGAGATGATCGATATGTTAAGGTCAGAAATGAAAGCCGGTGCTTTTAGTGGAGTAATGCACTGCTTTGCTTCCTCTAAAGAACTTGCTTATCAATCTATGGATTTAGGGTTATATATTTCATTTTCTGGAATTATTACTTTTAAAAATGCGAGCTTACTCAGAGAAATTGCACAAAATGTACCACGCGAACGTGTTTTAGTCGAAACTGATGCACCATATCTATCACCTGAGCCTTATAGGGGAAAAAAGAATGAACCAGCAATGGTGAAATACGTTGTTGATTGTTTGGCAGAGTTATGGAATGAGTCACCAGAACAAGTAGCGGAGGTAACCACAAGCAACTTTTTTAGGCTGTTTACGAAACTTAAGGTATCCGTTCAGCCAATAGACTTCTTTCAAAATTGTTAG
- a CDS encoding RNA pyrophosphohydrolase, giving the protein MVEQKDKYRSCVGIMLFNEQGHVFIGKRFDSDSYWQMPQGGVDDGEELEQAALRELLEEVGTNKVKVITKSKDWVYYNLPEEVIPTCWNGRYSGQKQRWFLMKFYGEDKDININYTDHPEFKEWRWQSTDSLVASAISFKKEVYKTVIEEFSSIIKASTISS; this is encoded by the coding sequence GTGGTTGAGCAGAAAGATAAGTATCGTTCTTGTGTTGGCATAATGCTATTTAACGAACAAGGACATGTCTTCATTGGAAAACGCTTTGATAGCGACTCTTACTGGCAGATGCCACAAGGAGGTGTTGATGATGGTGAGGAACTGGAACAAGCAGCGTTACGTGAGTTGCTAGAGGAAGTTGGCACTAATAAAGTAAAGGTTATAACTAAAAGCAAGGATTGGGTATACTACAACTTGCCTGAGGAAGTTATACCAACATGCTGGAATGGAAGATATTCTGGTCAAAAGCAAAGGTGGTTCTTAATGAAATTTTATGGAGAGGATAAGGATATTAATATTAACTATACTGATCATCCAGAGTTCAAAGAGTGGCGTTGGCAAAGTACAGATAGTTTAGTAGCCAGTGCTATATCATTTAAAAAAGAAGTTTATAAAACAGTGATAGAAGAGTTTTCTTCTATAATAAAAGCCTCAACAATAAGCTCATGA
- a CDS encoding AAA family ATPase has product MGKTLIYLIGFPGSGKFTTAKELCKIIDAVIVSNNLFNNIIFDIVKLQDAEVPDDLWEKIFAARENMLAILEKHYIKSKHYIFTNELIEGDSYDQRLYNSVVNLSKKMDMEILPVVLHCNNEELARRIHSEERCRENKIIDSDFAMKKIEGKRLFMPEGTLEISNSNLSAKEVAKKIVEEMKEEKNGKLIRASVANHLKTERTRG; this is encoded by the coding sequence ATGGGCAAGACTCTCATCTACTTAATCGGCTTTCCAGGTAGTGGTAAGTTTACTACTGCAAAGGAACTGTGTAAAATCATTGATGCGGTGATAGTAAGCAATAATCTATTCAATAATATTATATTTGATATTGTTAAATTACAAGATGCTGAAGTTCCAGATGATCTGTGGGAAAAGATTTTTGCAGCCAGAGAAAATATGCTAGCAATACTGGAAAAACACTACATAAAATCAAAACATTATATATTTACAAATGAATTGATAGAGGGTGATTCCTATGACCAAAGATTATACAACTCAGTGGTAAATTTAAGTAAAAAAATGGATATGGAAATTCTTCCTGTAGTGTTACACTGTAATAACGAAGAACTAGCAAGGCGTATTCACTCAGAGGAGAGATGCCGGGAAAATAAAATTATTGATTCGGATTTTGCTATGAAAAAAATTGAAGGGAAAAGGCTATTTATGCCTGAAGGTACACTTGAAATTAGTAACTCAAATTTAAGTGCAAAAGAAGTAGCAAAGAAAATTGTTGAAGAGATGAAGGAAGAAAAAAATGGAAAATTAATTAGGGCTTCTGTAGCAAATCATTTAAAAACAGAGCGTACTCGTGGTTGA
- the rsfS gene encoding ribosome silencing factor, giving the protein MTNVSSDTESIKSTIVSIIDQNKGHDIVTFDVQNRTIIAKYMIIASGDSSRHVKALAEHVIKSLKQYDKIDVEGMDEGNWVVLSFQGIMVHIFRPEVREYYKIEELWN; this is encoded by the coding sequence ATGACTAATGTATCCAGTGATACAGAATCAATAAAAAGCACGATTGTCAGTATAATAGATCAAAACAAAGGTCACGATATAGTTACTTTCGATGTGCAGAATAGAACCATTATTGCAAAATATATGATTATCGCGTCTGGTGATTCGAGTCGCCATGTGAAAGCTTTAGCTGAGCACGTAATAAAAAGTCTCAAGCAATATGATAAAATAGATGTAGAAGGTATGGATGAAGGTAATTGGGTGGTTTTAAGTTTTCAAGGCATAATGGTTCACATATTCAGGCCGGAAGTAAGGGAGTATTATAAAATAGAAGAGTTATGGAACTGA
- the tyrS gene encoding tyrosine--tRNA ligase: protein MKHKSEFLNFIQERGYLYQCTNIEGLDQLLLQSNYIVAYIGFDCTAPSLHIGHLMHIMMFRHLQKFGYKPIVLLGGGTTKIGDPSGKDKARSFLSIKDISENISSIKKTLEKMISFDDGKTDAVIVNNADWLDNIKYIDFLRDIGAHFSVNRMLSFDSVKTRLDREQTLSFLEFNYMLLQAYDFTELNKKYDCRLQIGGSDQWGNIVNGIELGKKLNLPELFGLTTPLLLNAQGKKMGKTESRAIWLDGNMLKPYDYWQYFRNVDDQDVGRFLRLFTDLSIDEIKKLESLKDQEINEAKKVLATEVTKICHGDKEAELAQSAAVSAFENEDSSLLPDHIIKKEQVASGIFLVDLLHDTGFEPSKGAAKRLIQGNGCKVNDNIISDINYIINPESFKDQSFIKLSAGKKRHVKVVVD, encoded by the coding sequence ATGAAACACAAGTCCGAGTTTTTAAATTTTATCCAAGAAAGAGGGTACCTATACCAATGCACAAACATTGAAGGACTAGATCAGTTATTATTGCAGAGCAATTATATAGTCGCATACATTGGGTTTGATTGCACAGCACCAAGTCTTCATATTGGTCACCTAATGCATATTATGATGTTCCGTCACCTGCAAAAATTTGGTTACAAGCCGATAGTCTTACTTGGAGGTGGCACAACAAAAATTGGTGACCCATCCGGTAAGGATAAAGCAAGAAGCTTCTTATCTATCAAGGATATTAGTGAAAATATATCTAGTATAAAGAAAACATTGGAGAAAATGATATCTTTTGATGATGGAAAGACTGATGCAGTTATAGTAAATAATGCAGATTGGCTAGATAACATAAAATACATAGATTTTTTGCGTGACATAGGAGCACATTTTTCGGTAAATCGTATGCTAAGTTTCGATAGCGTAAAAACTAGGCTAGATAGAGAGCAAACCTTAAGCTTCTTAGAATTTAATTACATGTTATTGCAGGCTTACGATTTTACTGAATTAAACAAAAAGTATGACTGTCGTTTGCAGATAGGGGGATCAGACCAGTGGGGAAATATAGTAAATGGGATTGAACTTGGAAAAAAATTAAACTTGCCTGAGCTGTTTGGCCTTACTACGCCTCTTTTATTAAATGCACAAGGAAAAAAAATGGGCAAAACTGAAAGTAGAGCGATATGGCTCGATGGCAATATGCTAAAACCTTACGATTATTGGCAATATTTTCGCAATGTTGATGATCAAGACGTCGGACGTTTCTTGAGATTGTTCACTGATTTGTCAATTGATGAGATCAAAAAGTTAGAATCCTTAAAAGATCAGGAAATAAATGAAGCAAAAAAAGTTTTGGCAACAGAAGTGACAAAAATATGTCACGGTGACAAAGAAGCAGAACTTGCACAATCTGCTGCAGTCTCTGCTTTTGAAAATGAAGATAGCTCACTACTTCCTGATCACATTATAAAAAAAGAACAAGTTGCAAGTGGCATATTTTTAGTAGACCTCCTGCATGACACTGGTTTTGAACCTTCAAAAGGCGCTGCAAAGCGTTTAATACAGGGCAATGGGTGCAAAGTTAATGATAATATTATAAGTGACATTAACTACATAATAAATCCCGAGAGCTTTAAAGATCAGTCATTCATAAAACTGTCTGCAGGAAAGAAACGCCATGTAAAAGTTGTGGTAGATTAG